A region from the Desulfomarina profundi genome encodes:
- the sucD gene encoding succinate--CoA ligase subunit alpha, whose amino-acid sequence MSIFVNSQTRVLVQGITGKEGQFHTQQCIAYGTNVVAGMTPGKGGQEMGGVPVFNTVKDAKASTGANASMILVPPPFAADAILEAIDADIELIVCITEGIPVMDMLKVKNYLELKKTTRLIGPNCPGIITPGECKIGIMPGPIHTPGGPVGVVSRSGTLTYEVVHQLTEVGLGQTTCIGIGGDPVNGTNFLDCLEAFNEDPATEAVVMVGEIGGNAEEQAAAWIKDNMDKPVVGFIAGITAPPGRRMGHAGAIVSGGQGTAEAKISAMRDSGIHVCEDLGSLGKLCKDVF is encoded by the coding sequence ATGAGCATTTTTGTTAATTCTCAAACCCGTGTTCTTGTACAGGGTATTACTGGAAAGGAAGGGCAGTTTCATACACAGCAATGTATCGCATATGGCACGAATGTTGTGGCCGGTATGACTCCCGGCAAGGGTGGTCAGGAAATGGGTGGTGTACCTGTTTTTAATACCGTCAAGGATGCCAAGGCAAGTACGGGTGCCAACGCGTCCATGATTCTTGTACCGCCACCATTTGCCGCTGATGCGATTCTTGAGGCAATTGATGCCGATATTGAACTCATTGTCTGTATAACCGAAGGTATCCCTGTTATGGACATGCTGAAGGTTAAAAATTATCTGGAGCTGAAAAAAACCACCAGGCTGATTGGTCCAAACTGTCCTGGAATTATTACTCCAGGTGAGTGCAAAATAGGGATTATGCCCGGGCCGATACACACCCCGGGAGGACCGGTGGGAGTGGTGTCCCGCTCCGGCACTCTTACTTATGAAGTGGTTCATCAATTGACCGAAGTAGGACTTGGACAGACAACCTGCATAGGAATCGGTGGGGATCCGGTGAACGGAACCAATTTTCTTGATTGCCTGGAAGCGTTCAATGAAGACCCTGCCACTGAAGCGGTTGTCATGGTGGGGGAAATTGGCGGGAATGCGGAAGAACAGGCTGCCGCCTGGATTAAAGACAATATGGATAAACCGGTGGTCGGTTTCATAGCGGGAATAACTGCTCCTCCAGGGCGTCGTATGGGTCATGCAGGAGCAATTGTCAGTGGTGGTCAGGGTACTGCCGAGGCGAAAATTTCGGCCATGAGGGACAGTGGCATTCATGTCTGTGAGGATCTGGGCAGTCTCGGAAAACTGTGTAAGGATGTTTTCTGA
- the scpA gene encoding methylmalonyl-CoA mutase produces MSEHPKLQEWKELATKQMKGKPVETLDWDTPEGIKVKALYTAEDLENLPANTLPGMEPYMRGPMATMYAGRPWTIRQYAGFSTAKESNEFYHKALAAGQKGLSVAFDLATHRGYDSDHPRVSGDIGKAGVAIDSVEDMKILFDGIPLDKMSVSMTMNGAVIPILAGYIVAAEEQGVSHDQLSGTIQNDILKEYLTRNTYIYPPEPSMRIISDIMSFCSKNMPRYNTISISGYHMMEAGANSVLQTAFTLADGVEYVKAALNSGMDVDTFAPRLSFFFGIGMNFFMDIAMLRAARFLWHRLMSQFNPKNPKSSMLRTHCQTSGWSLTEQDPYNNIIRTTLEAMTAVLGGTQSLHTNSFDEAIGLPTDFSARIARNTQIIIQEESQVCHVIDPLGGSYYVETLTNNIIDEAQKIIDEIEELGGMAKAIESGMPKMRIEESAARKQARIDQGLDVIVGVNKYKLPDEKIDFEVREVPSTVRDEQVARIKEIKATRDAEAVKKALADLTNAARNGGNLLEAALPAVRARATVGEISDAMEEVFGRFVATTRCISGAYSSEYTDNSDTIESLKKRTANFLEKQGRRPRLLVTKMGQDGHDRGFKVVASAYADLGFDVDISPMFQTPEEAAKMAIENDVHVVGASSLAAGHKALIPSLIEELKKVGGEDILVVAGGVIPPGDYDFLFAAGVKAVFGPGTPITDSAEKTMSLLEEKYL; encoded by the coding sequence ATGTCAGAACATCCGAAATTACAAGAATGGAAAGAACTTGCCACAAAACAGATGAAGGGCAAACCTGTCGAAACTCTCGACTGGGACACCCCCGAAGGTATTAAAGTAAAAGCACTCTACACGGCGGAAGATCTTGAGAATCTTCCTGCCAATACCCTTCCAGGAATGGAACCCTACATGCGGGGTCCCATGGCGACCATGTATGCTGGCAGGCCCTGGACCATCAGACAGTATGCCGGTTTCTCCACAGCCAAGGAATCAAATGAGTTTTATCACAAGGCTCTGGCTGCTGGCCAGAAAGGACTCTCCGTTGCCTTTGACCTGGCAACTCATCGGGGCTATGATTCCGATCATCCCAGAGTATCCGGTGACATAGGCAAAGCAGGTGTGGCCATCGATTCAGTTGAAGATATGAAAATTCTTTTCGACGGGATCCCTCTGGACAAAATGTCCGTATCAATGACCATGAACGGCGCTGTTATTCCCATTCTTGCCGGTTATATTGTTGCTGCGGAAGAACAAGGGGTGAGCCATGATCAACTCTCCGGCACGATTCAGAATGATATCCTTAAGGAGTACCTGACGAGAAATACATATATTTATCCGCCGGAACCATCAATGCGGATTATTTCTGATATCATGTCCTTCTGCTCCAAGAATATGCCCCGCTACAACACAATCAGTATCAGTGGTTACCATATGATGGAGGCCGGCGCCAACAGCGTCCTTCAGACCGCCTTTACCCTGGCTGACGGCGTTGAGTATGTCAAGGCTGCCTTGAATAGCGGCATGGATGTGGATACTTTTGCGCCGAGACTCTCTTTCTTTTTCGGCATAGGCATGAACTTTTTCATGGATATTGCCATGCTCCGCGCAGCCAGATTTCTCTGGCACCGGTTGATGAGCCAGTTCAATCCAAAAAATCCTAAATCTTCCATGCTGCGGACCCATTGTCAGACCTCAGGTTGGAGTCTTACTGAACAGGATCCCTACAACAATATCATAAGAACAACTCTGGAAGCCATGACAGCTGTTCTGGGTGGCACCCAATCCCTGCATACAAACTCATTTGATGAGGCCATTGGCCTGCCGACCGACTTTTCCGCCAGAATTGCCAGAAACACCCAGATTATCATCCAGGAGGAATCCCAGGTATGCCATGTTATTGATCCTCTTGGAGGCTCATACTATGTGGAAACTCTGACCAATAACATCATAGATGAAGCCCAGAAAATAATAGATGAAATCGAAGAGCTGGGTGGAATGGCCAAGGCTATTGAAAGCGGTATGCCAAAGATGCGGATTGAAGAATCCGCAGCCAGGAAGCAGGCACGTATTGACCAGGGTCTTGACGTCATTGTCGGTGTCAACAAATACAAACTGCCAGACGAAAAAATTGACTTTGAGGTCCGGGAAGTGCCCTCAACAGTCAGGGATGAACAGGTAGCCAGAATAAAAGAGATCAAGGCAACGAGAGACGCAGAAGCGGTGAAAAAGGCTCTTGCTGATCTGACCAATGCAGCCAGAAACGGTGGAAACCTGCTGGAGGCTGCTCTCCCCGCAGTGCGGGCCCGTGCTACCGTTGGTGAAATATCCGATGCCATGGAAGAGGTGTTTGGCCGTTTTGTGGCAACAACACGATGCATTTCCGGTGCTTATTCTTCCGAATACACCGACAATAGTGACACCATAGAATCCCTGAAGAAAAGAACAGCCAATTTTCTTGAAAAACAGGGCAGAAGACCTCGCCTGCTCGTAACCAAAATGGGACAGGATGGGCATGATCGCGGGTTCAAGGTTGTGGCCAGCGCTTATGCTGATCTCGGATTTGATGTGGATATCAGCCCCATGTTCCAGACCCCGGAAGAAGCGGCTAAAATGGCCATTGAAAATGATGTCCATGTTGTCGGCGCTTCCAGTCTTGCAGCCGGACACAAGGCCCTGATTCCATCACTGATTGAAGAGCTGAAAAAAGTCGGAGGTGAAGATATTCTCGTGGTGGCCGGAGGTGTTATTCCTCCGGGTGATTACGATTTTCTTTTTGCTGCGGGTGTCAAGGCGGTATTCGGACCTGGTACTCCGATTACCGATTCTGCCGAAAAGACCATGTCGTTACTTGAAGAAAAATACTTGTAG
- the meaB gene encoding methylmalonyl Co-A mutase-associated GTPase MeaB — protein MLKDARDYVDGVLSHNRLQLARTITLIESTLPAHQELAREIVDKLLPHTGQGIRIGITGVPGAGKSTYIESFGNMLTELGHRVAVLAIDPSSTRSGGSILGDKTRMEKLAINENAFIRPSPSSGTLGGVGRKTRETMLVCEAAGYDVIIIETVGVGQSETTVASMVDFFLVLLIAGAGDELQGIKKGVLEVADAIVINKADGDNVNRAEMAKKEYETALHMLMPTSPNWTIPVLTCSSLEHRGIDRIWETILEHRDKLTASGEMAEKRKIQALEWMSFLLDEGLRQWFYSTPKIIEILPQLRHLVAKGKTSPTAAADTLLAHLKRESDS, from the coding sequence ATGCTCAAAGACGCCCGGGACTATGTGGATGGTGTACTGAGTCACAACAGATTACAGCTGGCGCGAACCATTACCCTCATCGAAAGCACCCTGCCTGCCCACCAGGAACTTGCTAGAGAAATCGTTGACAAGCTTTTACCTCACACAGGTCAGGGTATTCGTATCGGCATAACCGGTGTGCCTGGTGCAGGAAAAAGTACCTATATCGAAAGTTTTGGCAATATGCTGACCGAACTGGGACACCGGGTGGCGGTTCTGGCCATTGATCCAAGTTCCACAAGAAGCGGTGGATCTATCCTCGGAGATAAAACCAGGATGGAAAAGCTCGCCATTAACGAAAATGCATTTATCCGCCCCTCTCCGTCTTCCGGCACCCTTGGCGGTGTAGGCAGAAAAACGAGAGAAACCATGCTGGTCTGCGAGGCTGCTGGTTATGATGTTATTATCATAGAAACCGTCGGAGTCGGGCAATCTGAAACAACCGTTGCGTCCATGGTTGATTTTTTTCTTGTCCTGCTGATTGCAGGCGCAGGCGATGAACTCCAGGGAATAAAAAAAGGTGTTCTTGAAGTGGCGGATGCCATTGTCATTAACAAAGCAGACGGAGATAATGTAAACCGTGCGGAAATGGCTAAGAAGGAATATGAAACTGCCCTCCACATGCTGATGCCCACAAGCCCCAACTGGACTATCCCCGTTCTCACATGCAGCTCCCTTGAACATCGAGGAATAGATCGAATATGGGAAACAATCCTTGAACACCGTGATAAACTGACTGCATCCGGAGAGATGGCGGAAAAGAGAAAAATCCAGGCTCTCGAGTGGATGTCATTTCTCCTCGACGAAGGCTTACGCCAGTGGTTCTACTCAACCCCGAAAATCATAGAAATTCTGCCACAGCTTCGTCACCTGGTAGCAAAAGGTAAAACCTCTCCGACAGCAGCGGCCGATACCCTGCTGGCCCACCTGAAGCGCGAATCTGATTCATGA
- a CDS encoding antibiotic biosynthesis monooxygenase family protein — MTVKIIIQRTVNDDNILELTMLLKKLRSLTLEQPGYISGETLSRIDNKNECLVISTWRSVEDWNEWVNNPKRTEIQGQIDTLLGRETEYAMYST; from the coding sequence ATGACTGTAAAAATAATAATTCAACGTACTGTGAATGACGACAATATCCTCGAACTGACCATGTTGCTGAAAAAACTCCGTTCCCTCACTCTGGAACAGCCAGGATATATTTCGGGCGAGACCCTGAGCAGGATAGATAACAAGAATGAGTGTTTGGTTATCAGTACATGGCGTTCAGTCGAAGACTGGAATGAATGGGTTAACAATCCGAAAAGAACTGAAATCCAGGGCCAAATTGATACACTTCTCGGGAGGGAAACCGAGTATGCAATGTACAGTACTTGA